From the genome of Duffyella gerundensis, one region includes:
- the nrdB gene encoding class Ia ribonucleoside-diphosphate reductase subunit beta, with the protein MAYTTFSQNKNNQLDEPMFFGQSVNVARYDQQKYDIFEKLIEKQLSFFWRPEEVDVSRDRIDYQALPDHEKHIFISNLKYQTLLDSIQGRSPNVALLPLISIPELETWVETWAFSETIHSRSYTHIIRNIVNDPSLVFDDIVSNEQILSRAKDISGYYDDLIEMTNYWHLLGEGTHQVNGKTVTVSLRALKKQLYICLMSVNALEAIRFYVSFACSFAFAERELMEGNAKIIRLIARDEALHLTGTQHMLNLLRSGEDDPEMKAIAEECRQECYDLFALAAQQEKEWAEYLFRDGSMIGLNKDILCQYIEYITNIRMHAVGLDLPFKTRSNPIPWINSWLVSDNVQVAPQEVEVSSYLVGQIDSEVGEDDFNDFQL; encoded by the coding sequence ATGGCTTACACTACTTTTTCGCAGAACAAAAACAACCAGCTGGATGAGCCGATGTTTTTCGGTCAGTCGGTTAACGTTGCGCGTTACGATCAGCAAAAATATGACATTTTTGAGAAGCTGATCGAGAAGCAGCTCTCCTTTTTCTGGCGCCCGGAAGAGGTTGATGTCTCACGCGACCGCATCGATTATCAGGCCCTGCCGGATCATGAAAAGCATATTTTCATCAGCAACCTGAAATATCAGACGCTGCTCGATTCCATCCAAGGCCGTAGCCCGAACGTGGCGCTGCTGCCGCTGATTTCCATTCCGGAGCTGGAAACCTGGGTGGAAACCTGGGCATTCTCAGAAACTATTCACTCGCGCTCTTACACCCATATCATTCGCAACATCGTGAACGATCCGTCGCTGGTGTTTGACGATATCGTCAGCAACGAACAGATTCTGTCACGTGCGAAAGATATCTCCGGTTACTACGACGACCTGATCGAGATGACCAACTACTGGCATCTGCTGGGCGAAGGCACCCATCAGGTTAACGGCAAAACCGTTACCGTCAGCCTGCGCGCGCTGAAGAAGCAGCTCTATATCTGCCTGATGAGCGTGAACGCGCTGGAAGCGATCCGCTTTTACGTCAGCTTCGCCTGCTCGTTTGCGTTTGCTGAACGTGAGCTCATGGAAGGCAATGCCAAAATCATTCGCCTGATTGCCCGTGATGAAGCGCTGCACCTTACCGGCACGCAGCATATGTTGAACCTGTTGCGCAGCGGCGAAGACGATCCGGAAATGAAAGCCATTGCCGAAGAGTGCCGTCAGGAGTGTTATGACCTGTTTGCGCTGGCCGCGCAGCAGGAAAAAGAGTGGGCAGAATATCTGTTCCGCGACGGCTCGATGATTGGCCTGAACAAAGATATTCTTTGCCAGTACATCGAATACATTACCAATATTCGCATGCACGCGGTTGGCCTCGATCTGCCATTTAAAACCCGCTCTAACCCGATTCCATGGATTAACTCCTGGCTGGTCTCGGACAACGTGCAGGTGGCGCCACAGGAAGTGGAAGTTAGCTCGTATCTGGTGGGTCAGATTGACTCAGAAGTGGGCGAAGACGACTTCAACGACTTCCAGCTGTAA
- the yfaE gene encoding class I ribonucleotide reductase maintenance protein YfaE produces MASSLVILRTSGAQLQCSDEHPSLLAALESHNLCVEYQCREGYCGSCRTRLLKGEVCYAAKPLAFVQEGEILPCCCTAKGDIEIEM; encoded by the coding sequence ATGGCCAGTTCGCTTGTGATCCTGCGCACCAGCGGTGCGCAGTTACAGTGCAGTGATGAACACCCTTCTCTGCTCGCAGCACTGGAATCGCACAATCTGTGCGTGGAATACCAGTGCCGTGAAGGCTACTGCGGCTCCTGCCGTACCCGCCTGTTAAAAGGCGAAGTCTGCTATGCCGCTAAGCCGCTGGCTTTTGTACAGGAGGGCGAGATTCTGCCCTGCTGCTGCACCGCCAAAGGCGATATCGAAATCGAGATGTAG
- a CDS encoding nicotinamide mononucleotide deamidase-related protein YfaY, which yields MIRVEMLSTGDEVLHGQIIDTNAAWLADVLFQQGLPMTSRSTVGDSLEALVSALQERSQIADVLIVNGGLGPTSDDLSSLAAATASGTALVLHEEWLQKMEAWFAGRGRVMAASNRKQAEIPENAELVDNPVGTACGFALQLNRCLMFFTPGVPSEFKVMVEQQIIPRLKSRFELPEPPICLRLTTFGRGESDLAAELEGIVLPEGVTMGYRSSMPIIEIKLTGPAAQRTAMEQAWQQVRLQLAECTLYEGTGGLPALLAQQLRTRGLTLTTSEQFTAGLVHWQLASAAVPLRAGNVEPAGQETLTELATRCAQLTAENSADIALAIGSLQENQLSLALTTPDGTWAQRIAFTNSRHDTKARQEVVAMMAANMLRRWLLAMEVSTGHGWVDVVESLKA from the coding sequence GTGATCAGAGTCGAAATGCTCTCAACGGGCGATGAAGTACTGCACGGACAGATTATTGATACCAACGCCGCGTGGCTGGCGGATGTGCTGTTTCAACAGGGTTTACCGATGACCAGCCGTTCAACGGTTGGCGACAGCCTGGAGGCGCTGGTCAGTGCGTTGCAGGAGCGCAGCCAGATTGCTGATGTGCTGATCGTTAATGGCGGACTTGGGCCCACCAGCGACGATTTAAGCTCGCTGGCAGCGGCCACTGCCAGCGGTACCGCACTAGTGTTGCATGAAGAGTGGCTGCAGAAGATGGAGGCCTGGTTTGCTGGCCGTGGCCGCGTGATGGCAGCCAGCAACCGTAAACAGGCTGAAATCCCGGAAAATGCCGAGCTGGTGGATAACCCGGTCGGCACCGCCTGCGGCTTTGCGCTGCAGCTTAACCGCTGTCTGATGTTTTTTACCCCCGGCGTGCCGTCGGAGTTTAAAGTCATGGTGGAACAGCAGATTATTCCGCGCCTGAAGAGCCGCTTTGAGCTGCCGGAACCGCCGATCTGCCTGCGCCTGACAACCTTTGGCCGCGGTGAAAGCGATCTGGCCGCTGAGCTGGAAGGGATTGTGCTACCGGAAGGCGTCACCATGGGCTATCGCTCATCCATGCCGATCATTGAAATCAAGCTCACCGGCCCCGCTGCGCAACGTACGGCAATGGAACAGGCGTGGCAGCAGGTTCGGTTGCAGCTGGCCGAATGCACATTGTATGAGGGAACGGGCGGGCTGCCGGCGCTATTAGCACAGCAGCTGCGTACGCGCGGTTTGACGCTCACTACCAGTGAACAATTTACCGCTGGCTTAGTCCACTGGCAGCTCGCCTCCGCCGCGGTGCCGTTGCGCGCAGGCAATGTGGAGCCTGCCGGACAGGAGACGCTGACCGAGCTGGCCACACGCTGTGCGCAGTTGACCGCCGAAAACAGCGCTGACATCGCACTGGCGATCGGCAGCCTGCAGGAGAATCAGCTCAGCCTGGCGTTAACCACGCCAGATGGCACCTGGGCACAACGAATCGCCTTTACCAACAGCCGTCATGACACTAAAGCGCGGCAGGAAGTGGTGGCGATGATGGCCGCAAATATGCTGCGTCGCTGGCTGCTGGCAATGGAGGTCAGTACCGGGCACGGTTGGGTCGATGTGGTGGAGTCGTTGAAGGCGTAA
- a CDS encoding catalase: MTKKGLTSASGAPIAHNNNSMTAGRRGPLLLQDVWLLEKLAHFDREVIPERRMHAKGSAAYGTFTVTQDITRFSRAKIFSEVGKQTELFLRFSTVAGERGGADAERDIRGFSMKFYTEEGNWDLVGNNTPVFYLRDPLKFPDLNHVVKRDPRTNLRNPTYKWDFFSHLPEALHQLTIDFSDRGLPRSYRHIHGFGSHTYSFINDQHERFWVKFHMRCQQGIANLMDDEAALLIGQDRESSQRDLFESIERGDFPRWKFYVQVMPESEASSTPYNPFDLTKVWPHADYPLIEVGEFELNRNPDNYFAEVEQVAMSPANVVPGIGFSPDRMLQGRLFSYGDAHRYRLGVNHHQIPVNAPKCPFHNYHRDGAMRVDGNSGNGATYEPNSFGVFQEQPDFSEPPLSLEGAADHWNHREDEDYFSQPRALFNLIGEAERQRMFQRIAGELRQVPEFIQQRQIALFYQVDTAYGAGVEQALAG, translated from the coding sequence ATGACTAAAAAAGGACTTACCAGCGCCTCGGGCGCGCCGATTGCTCATAATAATAATTCAATGACGGCCGGACGCCGCGGGCCGTTGTTATTACAGGATGTATGGCTACTGGAAAAGCTGGCGCATTTTGATCGGGAAGTGATCCCTGAGCGCCGTATGCATGCCAAAGGCTCTGCCGCTTACGGCACCTTTACCGTTACCCAGGATATCACCCGTTTTAGCCGGGCAAAAATCTTTTCCGAAGTGGGCAAGCAGACCGAACTGTTCCTGCGCTTCTCCACGGTAGCCGGTGAGCGCGGCGGCGCCGATGCCGAACGCGATATTCGCGGCTTCTCAATGAAATTCTATACCGAAGAAGGTAACTGGGATCTGGTGGGCAACAACACGCCGGTGTTCTACCTGCGCGATCCGCTGAAGTTTCCCGATCTTAACCACGTGGTTAAGCGCGATCCGCGCACCAACCTGCGTAACCCAACCTACAAATGGGATTTCTTCTCGCACCTGCCGGAAGCGTTACATCAGTTGACCATCGATTTCAGTGACCGCGGTCTGCCGCGCAGCTATCGCCACATTCACGGCTTCGGCAGCCATACCTACAGCTTTATCAACGACCAACACGAGCGCTTCTGGGTAAAATTCCATATGCGCTGCCAGCAGGGCATCGCTAACCTGATGGATGATGAGGCAGCACTGTTGATCGGTCAGGATCGCGAAAGTTCGCAGCGCGATCTGTTTGAATCCATCGAGCGTGGCGATTTCCCGCGCTGGAAATTCTACGTGCAGGTGATGCCGGAAAGTGAAGCCTCCTCTACCCCTTACAACCCTTTCGATCTGACCAAAGTGTGGCCGCACGCGGATTATCCGCTGATTGAAGTGGGTGAGTTTGAGCTGAACCGCAATCCGGATAACTATTTTGCCGAGGTTGAACAGGTTGCCATGAGCCCGGCCAACGTGGTTCCGGGCATCGGCTTCTCCCCTGATCGCATGCTGCAGGGCCGTCTGTTCTCGTATGGTGATGCACACCGCTACCGTTTAGGCGTAAATCATCATCAAATTCCGGTTAACGCACCGAAGTGCCCGTTCCATAACTATCACCGTGACGGCGCCATGCGCGTTGATGGCAACAGCGGAAACGGTGCTACCTATGAGCCCAACAGCTTTGGCGTATTTCAGGAACAGCCTGACTTCAGTGAGCCGCCTTTGTCACTGGAAGGTGCGGCCGATCACTGGAATCATCGCGAAGATGAAGACTATTTCAGTCAGCCGCGCGCATTGTTTAATCTGATTGGAGAAGCGGAGCGTCAGCGGATGTTCCAGCGTATCGCCGGTGAGTTGCGCCAGGTGCCGGAATTTATTCAGCAGCGACAGATTGCGTTATTTTATCAGGTTGATACCGCGTATGGCGCGGGCGTCGAGCAAGCGCTGGCTGGATAA
- the elaB gene encoding stress response protein ElaB, which yields MTTPNEPHEARLDDDLTLLTDTLEEMLKSSGDPADQKYIELKTKAEQALHDVKTRVSNASDSYYYQAKNVAYRADDYVHEKPWQGIGIGATAGLIIGLLLRR from the coding sequence ATGACTACACCTAATGAGCCGCATGAAGCCCGTCTTGATGACGATTTAACCCTGTTAACGGACACGCTTGAAGAGATGTTGAAGTCCTCCGGCGATCCGGCTGACCAGAAGTACATTGAGCTGAAAACCAAAGCTGAGCAGGCGCTGCATGATGTGAAAACACGCGTCAGCAACGCTTCGGACAGCTATTACTACCAGGCGAAGAACGTTGCCTACCGTGCTGATGACTATGTTCACGAAAAACCGTGGCAGGGCATCGGCATCGGCGCCACCGCCGGTTTGATTATCGGTTTGCTGCTGCGCCGATAA
- a CDS encoding glucan biosynthesis protein D, giving the protein MNRRMFMKASMAFATVSGMSGVSTLFSQSAWAADGIADGNAMRFDFESLKKNAGALAKQPWGGAPGPLPATLANLTPQAYNDIQYDANHSLWNNIPDRQLDVQFFHVGMGFKRRIRMFSVDAASREAREVHFRPELFNYNDAKVDTKQLEGKNDLGFAGFRAFKKPELARRDIVSFLGASYFRAVDDTYQYGLSARGVAVNTFSNGQEEFPDFTAFWFETPDASATTFVVYALLDGPSLTGAYKFTIECEAERVVMTIENHLFARKDIGQLGIAPMTSMFSCGTNERRMCNTYHPQIHDSDRLAMWTGKGEWIARPLNNPQRLQFNAYEDENPRGFGLLQLDHDFKNYQDVIGWYDKRPSLWVEPVGKWGKGAINLMEIPTTGETLDNVVCFWQPAEPIKAGSEFSFQYKLYWSGLPPVRSGLARVDATRTGIGGFPEGWAPGEHFPDTWCRRFSIDFIGGDLKAAAPKGIEPVITVSAGTIKQVEILYVEPINGYRILFDWYPNSDAITPVEMRLFLRTKEETLSETWLYQYFPPAPDQRKYVDDRQMTPG; this is encoded by the coding sequence ATGAATCGTAGAATGTTTATGAAAGCGTCGATGGCCTTCGCCACGGTCAGTGGGATGTCCGGCGTCTCCACGCTATTTTCGCAGTCGGCCTGGGCCGCTGATGGGATCGCTGACGGCAACGCGATGCGCTTCGACTTTGAATCGTTGAAAAAGAACGCTGGCGCGCTGGCGAAGCAACCCTGGGGCGGCGCGCCAGGTCCTCTGCCGGCAACGTTAGCGAATCTTACACCGCAGGCTTATAACGATATTCAGTACGATGCCAACCACTCATTGTGGAACAACATCCCCGATCGTCAGCTTGATGTGCAATTTTTCCACGTTGGCATGGGCTTCAAACGCCGCATCCGCATGTTCTCCGTGGATGCCGCCAGCCGCGAGGCGCGCGAAGTTCACTTCCGTCCTGAATTGTTTAATTACAATGACGCCAAAGTGGATACCAAACAGCTGGAAGGCAAAAACGATCTCGGCTTTGCCGGATTCCGTGCCTTTAAGAAACCGGAGCTGGCGCGTCGCGATATCGTCTCCTTCCTCGGTGCCAGCTATTTTCGCGCCGTCGATGACACCTATCAATATGGCCTGTCAGCACGCGGCGTGGCGGTAAACACCTTCAGCAACGGCCAGGAAGAGTTTCCGGACTTCACCGCCTTCTGGTTTGAAACGCCAGACGCTTCTGCTACCACCTTTGTGGTATATGCGCTGCTGGATGGCCCCAGCCTAACCGGTGCCTATAAGTTCACCATTGAGTGCGAAGCGGAGCGGGTGGTGATGACAATCGAGAATCATCTCTTTGCACGCAAGGATATCGGTCAGCTCGGTATCGCACCGATGACCAGCATGTTCAGCTGCGGCACCAACGAGCGTCGGATGTGCAACACCTACCATCCGCAGATTCACGACTCCGATCGTCTGGCGATGTGGACCGGTAAAGGTGAGTGGATTGCCCGGCCGCTGAACAACCCGCAGCGCTTGCAGTTCAATGCTTATGAAGATGAAAACCCGCGCGGATTTGGCCTGTTGCAGCTCGATCACGACTTCAAAAATTATCAGGACGTGATCGGCTGGTATGATAAACGACCAAGCCTGTGGGTCGAGCCGGTCGGAAAGTGGGGCAAAGGCGCCATCAATCTGATGGAAATTCCTACCACCGGTGAAACGCTTGATAACGTGGTCTGCTTCTGGCAACCCGCGGAGCCAATTAAAGCGGGTAGCGAATTTAGCTTCCAGTACAAACTCTACTGGAGCGGATTACCGCCGGTTCGCAGTGGTCTGGCGCGCGTGGATGCCACGCGCACCGGTATCGGTGGCTTCCCGGAAGGCTGGGCGCCGGGTGAACACTTCCCGGATACCTGGTGCCGCCGTTTCTCCATTGATTTCATTGGTGGCGATCTCAAGGCCGCCGCGCCGAAAGGCATTGAGCCGGTGATTACCGTCTCTGCGGGCACCATCAAGCAGGTGGAGATTCTCTACGTTGAGCCGATCAACGGCTATCGCATCCTGTTTGACTGGTATCCGAACAGTGATGCCATTACGCCGGTTGAGATGCGTCTGTTCCTGCGCACCAAAGAGGAAACGCTGAGTGAAACCTGGCTTTACCAGTATTTCCCACCGGCGCCCGATCAGCGTAAGTATGTTGATGACCGGCAGATGACGCCGGGATAA
- a CDS encoding GNAT family N-acetyltransferase has protein sequence MEIEWRDYAHHELDTTTLYSMLALRSQVFVVEQQCPYLDLDGLDLVGDNRHVLALHQQRVLACARILAPADAQSPVAIGRVVVSDEARGLRLGVALMQQALSSCEHHWPEHQQYLSAQAHLQGFYQQLGFTPYGDVYSEDGIPHISMQRGPSHA, from the coding sequence ATGGAGATCGAATGGCGTGATTATGCGCACCATGAACTGGATACCACCACGCTGTACAGCATGCTGGCGCTGCGCTCGCAGGTGTTTGTGGTGGAGCAACAGTGTCCCTATCTGGATTTGGATGGATTGGACCTGGTCGGCGACAACCGCCATGTGTTGGCGTTGCACCAGCAGCGCGTGCTGGCATGCGCGCGCATTCTGGCGCCAGCCGATGCCCAGAGCCCGGTAGCGATTGGTCGCGTGGTTGTGTCGGACGAAGCGCGCGGGCTGCGGCTTGGTGTTGCGCTGATGCAGCAAGCGCTAAGCAGCTGTGAGCATCACTGGCCGGAGCATCAGCAATATCTTTCAGCGCAGGCGCATTTGCAGGGGTTTTATCAGCAGCTCGGCTTTACGCCGTATGGCGATGTCTATTCTGAAGATGGTATTCCGCATATCAGCATGCAGCGCGGGCCGTCGCACGCATAA
- the nuoN gene encoding NADH-quinone oxidoreductase subunit NuoN translates to MTITPQQLIALLPLLIVGLTVVVVMLSIAWRRNHFVNATLTVVGLNLALLSLWFVGHAGPMDVTPLLRVDGYSMFYTGLVMLASLATCTFAYPWLAGFPDNKDEFYLLVLIAALGGIVLASANHLAALFIGVELLSLPLFGLIGYAFRQKRSLEAALKYTILSAAASSFLLFGIALIYADSGNLSFVALGQHLSDDMLREPLLLIGLGMMIIGLGFKLSLVPFHLWTPDVYQGAPAPVSTFLATASKIAIFGVIMRLFMYAPVTDSEAVRTVLAVIAFVSILFGNLMAISQSNIKRLLGYSSIAHLGYLLVALIVVQSQQLALETAGVYLAGYLFSSLGAFGVVSLMSSPYRGSDADSLFSYRGLFWHRPILSAVMTVMMLSLAGIPMTLGFIGKFYVIASSVSGQLWWLTGAVVAGSAIGLYYYLRVTVSLYLSPPEMHTRDTPANWAFTAGGVVVLISAILVLLLGVYPQPLIRLVQLAQPLM, encoded by the coding sequence ATGACAATAACTCCTCAACAATTGATCGCGTTGCTACCGCTGTTGATCGTCGGATTGACGGTGGTGGTTGTGATGCTGTCCATTGCGTGGCGACGCAACCATTTTGTTAACGCAACGCTGACGGTCGTTGGCCTCAACCTGGCTCTGCTTTCGCTATGGTTTGTTGGTCACGCTGGCCCGATGGACGTGACGCCACTGCTGCGCGTCGATGGCTATTCGATGTTCTATACCGGTTTGGTGATGTTAGCCAGCCTGGCGACCTGCACCTTTGCCTATCCGTGGCTGGCTGGCTTTCCGGATAACAAGGATGAGTTCTATCTGCTGGTGCTGATTGCCGCGCTGGGCGGGATCGTGCTGGCGAGTGCCAACCACCTTGCCGCATTGTTTATCGGTGTGGAACTGCTGTCGCTGCCGTTGTTTGGTCTGATTGGTTATGCTTTCCGTCAGAAACGTTCGCTGGAAGCCGCGCTGAAATACACCATTCTTTCAGCTGCTGCCTCGTCGTTCCTGCTGTTTGGTATCGCCCTGATCTACGCTGACTCCGGCAATCTGAGCTTTGTGGCGCTGGGACAGCACCTCAGCGACGATATGCTGCGTGAGCCGCTGCTGCTGATCGGTCTTGGCATGATGATCATCGGTCTTGGCTTTAAGCTGTCGCTGGTGCCTTTCCACTTGTGGACACCAGATGTCTATCAGGGTGCGCCTGCACCGGTTTCCACCTTCCTCGCCACCGCCAGCAAGATCGCTATCTTTGGCGTAATCATGCGTCTGTTCATGTACGCACCGGTTACCGACAGCGAAGCAGTACGTACCGTGCTGGCCGTTATCGCCTTTGTTTCCATTCTATTCGGTAACCTGATGGCGATTTCGCAGAGCAACATCAAGCGTCTGCTGGGTTACTCTTCTATCGCTCATCTCGGTTATCTGCTGGTGGCGCTGATCGTAGTGCAAAGCCAACAGCTGGCGCTGGAAACCGCCGGGGTCTATCTGGCCGGTTATCTGTTCAGCAGCCTCGGCGCGTTTGGCGTGGTCAGTTTGATGTCCAGCCCGTACCGCGGTTCTGATGCCGATTCGTTGTTCTCTTACCGTGGTCTGTTCTGGCATCGCCCGATCCTCTCCGCGGTGATGACGGTAATGATGCTGTCGCTGGCAGGTATTCCAATGACGCTGGGCTTTATCGGTAAGTTCTACGTCATCGCTTCGAGCGTCAGCGGCCAACTGTGGTGGCTGACCGGTGCGGTGGTAGCAGGGAGCGCCATTGGCCTCTATTACTATCTGCGCGTGACCGTGAGCCTCTACCTCAGCCCGCCGGAAATGCACACCCGCGATACGCCAGCAAACTGGGCGTTTACCGCCGGTGGCGTCGTGGTGCTGATTTCAGCAATTCTGGTGCTGCTGTTGGGTGTCTATCCACAGCCGCTTATCAGGCTGGTTCAGCTTGCCCAACCGCTGATGTAA
- the nuoM gene encoding NADH-quinone oxidoreductase subunit M produces MLLPWLIIIPFVGGLLCWLAERMGAKLPRWIALITMGLTLALGLQLWLQGNYALTQASGLPQWASEFSVPWIPRFGIEFHLALDGLSLLMVVLTGLLGLMAVLCSWNEIEKYQGFFHLNLMWILGGVIGVFLAIDMFLFFFFWEMMLVPMYFLIALWGHKAADGKTRITAATKFFIYTQASGLVMLIAILGLVFVHYNATGVWTFNYELLLNTPMSKTVEYVLMLGFFIAFAVKMPVVPLHGWLPDAHSQAPTAGSVDLAGILLKTAAYGLLRFSLPLFPNASAEFAPIAMWLGIIGIFYGAWMAFSQTDIKRLIAYTSISHMGFVLIAIYTGSQLAFQGAVIQMIAHGLSAAALFILCGQLYERLHTRDMRKMGGLWARIKWIPGLSLFFAVANLGMPGTGNFVGEFMILTGSFQVVPTIIIIATFGLVFASVYSLIMMQRAYYGAPTSQEPLKSMTPREFIMIMVLVVLLVLVGVYPQPLLDTSHAAMSNIQQWFTASISTTRP; encoded by the coding sequence GTGTTATTACCTTGGCTAATCATAATCCCCTTCGTCGGCGGCTTACTCTGCTGGCTGGCCGAACGCATGGGCGCAAAATTACCGCGCTGGATTGCACTCATTACAATGGGGTTGACGCTGGCGCTGGGCCTTCAGCTCTGGTTGCAGGGGAACTACGCATTAACGCAGGCGTCAGGTCTTCCACAATGGGCATCTGAATTTTCCGTACCCTGGATTCCGCGCTTCGGCATTGAATTCCATCTGGCACTCGATGGTCTTTCCTTATTGATGGTGGTGCTTACCGGGCTGCTCGGTCTGATGGCCGTGCTCTGTTCGTGGAATGAAATCGAGAAATATCAGGGCTTTTTCCACCTTAACCTGATGTGGATCCTCGGCGGTGTGATTGGCGTGTTCCTTGCCATCGATATGTTCCTGTTCTTCTTCTTCTGGGAGATGATGCTGGTCCCGATGTACTTCCTGATCGCGCTGTGGGGACACAAAGCCGCCGACGGAAAAACGCGTATCACCGCCGCGACCAAGTTCTTCATCTACACCCAGGCAAGCGGCCTGGTAATGCTGATCGCTATTCTCGGTCTGGTGTTTGTGCACTACAACGCCACCGGCGTCTGGACGTTCAACTATGAGCTGTTGTTGAACACACCGATGTCCAAAACGGTTGAGTATGTGTTGATGCTGGGCTTCTTCATCGCTTTTGCGGTGAAAATGCCGGTTGTACCATTGCACGGCTGGTTACCCGATGCGCACAGTCAGGCGCCAACGGCGGGTTCAGTTGACCTTGCCGGCATCCTGCTGAAAACGGCCGCCTACGGCCTGCTGCGTTTCAGCCTGCCGCTGTTTCCAAACGCCTCGGCAGAGTTTGCCCCTATCGCCATGTGGCTGGGCATTATCGGCATCTTCTACGGCGCATGGATGGCGTTCTCACAGACCGATATCAAACGTCTGATCGCTTACACCTCGATCTCCCACATGGGTTTCGTGCTGATCGCCATTTATACCGGCAGCCAGCTGGCCTTCCAGGGCGCGGTGATTCAGATGATTGCGCACGGCCTCTCTGCCGCCGCGCTGTTTATTCTGTGTGGTCAGCTGTATGAGCGTCTGCATACTCGCGATATGCGTAAAATGGGCGGCTTGTGGGCGCGCATCAAATGGATTCCGGGCCTGTCACTGTTTTTTGCCGTGGCGAACCTGGGCATGCCGGGGACCGGTAACTTCGTTGGTGAATTCATGATTCTGACCGGCAGCTTCCAGGTAGTGCCGACCATTATCATCATCGCGACGTTTGGGCTGGTGTTTGCCTCTGTTTACTCCCTGATCATGATGCAACGTGCCTATTACGGTGCGCCAACATCGCAGGAGCCGCTGAAAAGCATGACTCCGCGTGAGTTCATTATGATTATGGTTCTGGTGGTGCTGCTGGTGCTGGTTGGCGTTTATCCGCAACCGCTTCTCGACACCTCACACGCTGCAATGAGCAACATTCAGCAGTGGTTTACCGCTTCAATTTCAACTACAAGGCCGTAA